A stretch of the Candidatus Curtissbacteria bacterium genome encodes the following:
- the fusA gene encoding elongation factor G: MAQAQQEKTNRLYPLDRIRNIGIIAHIDAGKTTTTERILYYTGRSYKLGNIDEGTTVTDWMEQERERGITIVSAAVTTFWTPKSGPYKDVETRINIIDTPGHVDFTAEVERSLRVLDGGVTVLDAEEGVQSQSETVWRQADKYKVPRVCFVNKMDKLGADYYATLKSIRDKLGAPAYPYNLPLGKENDFKGIIDLLTQKAYTWDEGDKSGMKFTEVPIPDSEKENVEKYRHELIEKIAEGDDTLLEKYLAGEELSVEELKKVLRKAVIDYKIVPVLAGSSLRNKGVQPLLDAVVEYLPSPMDIPEIEGINPKTGEAEKRKQDKDSPFCGIAFKIQIDPHVGKITYVRVYSGVMKAGASVMNSTKKNTERIGRILLMHANTREEIPESYAGEIVAVVGLKNTVTGDTLCDPAAPIVLENISFPEPVISLAIEPTTKADQEKLGYALGRLSEEDPTFRIKGDPETGQTIISGMGELHLEILVDRMKREFQVSANIGSPQVAYRETIKQTGKGEGKYIKQSGGRGQYGHCFIRVEPQPRGEGSQFVSEIKGGAIPQEFIGSVEKGVKEKLDMGVLAGYPLVDVKAAVYDGSFHDVDSSDIAFKIAGSMALEAAAKNAELVLIEPIMKVEVTIPEEFMGDVIGDLSAKRAQIHGSDHHGNSVIINAIVPLAEMSGYVTTLRSMTQGRGSAYMEPSHYEEVPSNIADKIVAKNRGESKES, translated from the coding sequence ATGGCCCAAGCTCAACAGGAAAAAACAAATAGGTTGTATCCGCTGGATAGAATAAGGAACATTGGCATTATTGCCCACATCGACGCGGGCAAAACGACGACTACAGAGCGAATTCTCTATTACACAGGTAGATCTTACAAACTCGGCAACATCGATGAAGGAACAACGGTAACAGATTGGATGGAGCAGGAAAGAGAAAGAGGAATTACCATAGTTTCTGCAGCTGTCACTACTTTTTGGACTCCAAAGTCCGGTCCTTATAAAGACGTAGAAACTAGAATCAATATTATCGACACGCCAGGACACGTTGACTTCACCGCAGAAGTCGAAAGATCGCTTCGCGTTTTGGACGGTGGCGTTACAGTCTTGGATGCCGAAGAAGGAGTTCAGTCGCAATCTGAAACGGTTTGGAGACAAGCTGACAAATACAAAGTTCCAAGAGTATGTTTTGTTAACAAAATGGATAAACTTGGCGCAGACTACTACGCTACCTTAAAGTCCATTCGTGATAAACTTGGAGCCCCTGCTTATCCTTATAATCTTCCGCTTGGGAAAGAAAATGATTTTAAAGGCATAATCGATCTTTTAACTCAAAAAGCATACACCTGGGATGAAGGCGATAAATCCGGAATGAAATTTACAGAAGTACCGATTCCAGATAGCGAAAAAGAAAACGTCGAAAAATACAGACACGAACTTATTGAAAAAATTGCCGAAGGTGACGACACACTACTCGAGAAATATCTCGCAGGCGAGGAATTATCTGTCGAAGAACTCAAAAAGGTTTTAAGAAAAGCAGTAATCGATTACAAAATTGTCCCTGTTCTGGCAGGATCTAGCCTTAGAAACAAAGGCGTCCAGCCACTTCTTGACGCAGTTGTTGAATACTTGCCGTCCCCTATGGATATTCCGGAAATCGAAGGTATCAATCCAAAAACGGGAGAGGCGGAAAAAAGAAAACAAGATAAAGATTCTCCATTTTGTGGAATTGCTTTCAAAATCCAAATCGACCCCCATGTCGGTAAAATTACTTACGTTCGGGTTTATTCTGGAGTTATGAAGGCCGGTGCTTCCGTTATGAACTCCACTAAAAAGAATACAGAGCGAATCGGAAGAATTCTTTTGATGCACGCAAACACAAGGGAAGAAATCCCGGAATCATACGCCGGTGAAATCGTCGCCGTCGTCGGGCTCAAAAATACTGTAACTGGTGACACTCTTTGCGACCCCGCAGCCCCTATTGTTCTCGAAAATATTTCTTTCCCAGAACCTGTTATTTCTCTTGCTATCGAACCGACAACTAAAGCCGACCAGGAAAAACTCGGTTATGCTCTGGGCAGACTTTCCGAAGAAGATCCAACATTCCGTATAAAAGGAGATCCGGAAACAGGCCAAACTATTATTTCAGGTATGGGTGAACTCCACCTAGAAATTTTGGTAGACAGGATGAAAAGGGAATTCCAAGTTTCTGCAAATATCGGTAGCCCACAAGTTGCTTACCGCGAAACGATCAAGCAAACCGGTAAGGGCGAAGGCAAATACATCAAACAATCCGGCGGCCGCGGTCAATACGGACATTGTTTCATCAGGGTCGAGCCGCAACCAAGAGGTGAAGGTTCTCAATTTGTTTCCGAAATTAAAGGTGGTGCGATTCCTCAGGAATTTATCGGCTCAGTCGAAAAAGGTGTAAAGGAAAAACTCGACATGGGAGTTCTTGCAGGCTATCCGCTTGTTGACGTAAAAGCAGCAGTCTACGACGGTAGTTTCCACGACGTTGATTCAAGTGACATCGCCTTTAAAATCGCGGGCAGCATGGCCTTAGAAGCGGCCGCAAAAAACGCCGAACTCGTGCTAATCGAGCCAATTATGAAAGTTGAAGTAACAATCCCCGAAGAATTTATGGGCGATGTCATTGGTGATCTTTCCGCAAAACGGGCTCAAATTCACGGTTCTGACCACCATGGCAACAGCGTCATCATCAACGCCATCGTTCCTCTTGCAGAAATGTCCGGCTACGTCACAACTCTCCGCTCAATGACTCAAGGTCGAGGGTCCGCTTATATGGAACCATCCCACTACGAAGAAGTACCAAGTAATATAGCAGATAAAATAGTTGCTAAAAATAGAGGCGAAAGCAAAGAAAGTTAA
- the rpsJ gene encoding 30S ribosomal protein S10, with amino-acid sequence MPKGRIRIKLKAYDGRVIDIACRDIINTGLSTGAKISGPVPLPTKIGKFTVLTSPHTDKDAREQFEMRIHKRFIDIIEPTNKTIDSLTHLELPAGVDIELKM; translated from the coding sequence ATGCCTAAAGGTAGAATTAGAATAAAACTTAAAGCGTACGACGGCAGGGTAATCGATATTGCTTGTCGGGATATTATAAATACTGGGCTCTCAACCGGAGCCAAAATTTCCGGGCCAGTTCCACTCCCGACCAAAATCGGAAAATTCACCGTACTCACTTCGCCTCATACAGACAAAGACGCGAGAGAGCAATTCGAAATGAGAATCCATAAACGCTTTATTGACATCATCGAACCAACGAATAAGACAATTGACTCACTTACTCATCTTGAATTGCCAGCAGGTGTGGATATAGAACTTAAGATGTAA
- the tuf gene encoding elongation factor Tu, with translation MAEKFERTKPHVNIGTIGHVDHGKTTLTSAITTVLAKKGHAEARSFEQIDSAPEERQRGITINITHVEYETEKRHYAHIDAPGHADYIKNMITGAAQMDGAILVVSAPDGPMPQTREHVLLAKQVNVPAIVVFLNKVDMVDDPELLDLVELEVRELLDKYEFDGKNATIIRGSAKKALEGDAESEKAIEDLMAAVDEKIPTPVRDLDKPFIMPVEDVFSIKGRGTVVTGRVERGIVKVNDEIEIVGIRPTKKTVVTGVEMFRKQLDEGQAGDNVGVLLRGVEKDDVERGQVLAKPGTATPHTEFEAEVYILTKEEGGRHTPFFTGYRPQFYIRTTDVTGEATLPEGTEMVMPGDNVKMKVKLIAPVAMDEGLRFAIREGGHTVGAGVVSKIVA, from the coding sequence ATGGCTGAAAAATTTGAAAGAACTAAACCGCACGTAAATATTGGAACAATTGGTCACGTCGACCACGGTAAAACCACGCTTACAAGTGCGATTACCACTGTTCTTGCCAAAAAAGGTCACGCCGAAGCCCGAAGCTTTGAGCAGATCGACAGCGCTCCAGAAGAGCGACAACGTGGAATTACTATTAATATTACCCACGTAGAATACGAAACAGAAAAAAGGCACTACGCCCACATCGACGCCCCGGGTCACGCTGATTACATCAAAAACATGATTACAGGTGCAGCACAAATGGATGGTGCGATTCTAGTTGTTAGCGCACCAGACGGCCCTATGCCTCAAACACGAGAGCATGTACTTCTTGCCAAACAGGTCAATGTTCCAGCGATCGTCGTTTTCCTCAACAAAGTCGACATGGTAGACGACCCTGAACTGCTCGACTTGGTCGAACTAGAAGTCAGGGAGCTTTTGGACAAATACGAATTCGACGGTAAAAACGCAACAATCATCCGCGGATCCGCAAAAAAGGCCCTCGAAGGCGATGCAGAATCGGAAAAAGCGATCGAAGATCTGATGGCAGCAGTCGACGAAAAGATTCCAACACCAGTAAGAGACCTCGACAAACCATTTATTATGCCTGTAGAAGACGTCTTTTCTATTAAAGGCCGAGGAACAGTTGTTACAGGAAGAGTAGAGCGGGGAATCGTAAAAGTTAACGACGAAATCGAAATTGTTGGAATCAGACCAACCAAGAAAACTGTCGTTACAGGTGTCGAAATGTTCCGAAAACAACTCGATGAAGGTCAAGCCGGTGACAACGTCGGCGTTCTTCTTCGAGGCGTTGAAAAAGACGATGTTGAAAGAGGACAAGTTTTGGCAAAACCGGGTACCGCTACACCTCACACCGAATTCGAAGCAGAAGTCTACATCTTAACTAAAGAAGAAGGCGGAAGGCACACACCATTTTTCACTGGTTACAGGCCACAATTCTACATTAGAACCACAGACGTCACAGGTGAAGCCACACTTCCTGAAGGAACCGAAATGGTTATGCCTGGCGACAACGTCAAAATGAAGGTCAAGTTAATTGCTCCAGTTGCTATGGACGAGGGCCTTAGATTCGCAATTCGTGAAGGCGGCCACACTGTTGGTGCCGGCGTTGTAAGCAAGATAGTTGCCTAA
- the rpsL gene encoding 30S ribosomal protein S12 yields MPTVNQLIRKGRTSKIKRIRATALRRAFNSRTNRYTSYPSGQKRGVCVVVKTMTPKKPNSALRKVARVRLSNKQEITAYIPGIGHELAEHSVVLVRGGRVKDLPGVKYHIIRGKYDTTGVNNRKQGRSLYGTKKSGATSGAQAATTAGASAAAAPPAEG; encoded by the coding sequence ATGCCAACAGTAAATCAATTAATTAGAAAAGGCAGGACGTCTAAGATAAAGCGCATTAGGGCAACCGCTTTGAGACGTGCCTTCAACTCTAGAACTAATAGATACACAAGCTATCCTTCCGGACAAAAGAGGGGAGTTTGTGTCGTGGTAAAAACAATGACTCCTAAAAAACCAAATTCTGCTCTTCGAAAAGTCGCACGTGTAAGGCTTTCCAACAAACAAGAAATTACAGCTTACATTCCGGGAATCGGACACGAACTTGCAGAGCACTCTGTAGTTTTAGTCAGAGGCGGACGTGTCAAAGATTTACCCGGCGTTAAATATCACATTATTCGCGGTAAATACGACACAACTGGCGTTAACAACAGAAAACAAGGAAGATCCCTTTATGGAACTAAGAAATCTGGCGCGACAAGCGGCGCTCAAGCAGCCACGACAGCCGGAGCATCTGCAGCAGCAGCTCCGCCAGCCGAAGGCTAA
- the rpsG gene encoding 30S ribosomal protein S7 — protein MPRTGKIIKRQVGADPIYNSPLVTKFINKVMKDGKKTIAEKAVYGAFAEIERKGEDPIVLFERALENITPKMEVKPRRVGGASYMVPIEVRGPRRQSLALTWLVDAARSRSPKDVEKIGKLPPIAAKIVAELQEAAQGAGKAVAKREEMHRMAEANKAFSHFRW, from the coding sequence ATGCCTAGAACCGGAAAAATCATAAAAAGGCAAGTGGGCGCAGACCCAATCTACAATAGCCCTCTTGTGACCAAATTCATCAACAAGGTAATGAAAGACGGTAAAAAAACCATCGCCGAAAAAGCGGTTTACGGAGCTTTTGCAGAAATAGAGAGAAAAGGCGAAGACCCAATCGTTTTATTCGAAAGAGCCCTCGAAAATATCACCCCTAAAATGGAAGTTAAACCAAGAAGAGTTGGCGGTGCCTCTTACATGGTGCCTATTGAAGTACGTGGACCAAGAAGGCAATCTCTTGCCTTAACTTGGTTGGTAGATGCAGCTAGAAGCAGGTCTCCAAAAGACGTCGAAAAAATAGGCAAATTACCACCGATTGCCGCGAAAATCGTGGCCGAACTTCAAGAAGCAGCTCAAGGTGCAGGTAAAGCTGTCGCCAAAAGGGAAGAAATGCATCGCATGGCAGAGGCGAATAAGGCGTTCTCACATTTCCGGTGGTAA